In Maridesulfovibrio sp., a single genomic region encodes these proteins:
- a CDS encoding NAD-dependent epimerase/dehydratase family protein, whose product MKNAKVLVTGGAGAIGLNLIERMLAGGVGSVMVIDNLSSGYKNYLPDDDRIVFLKADIGVMESYRKEMEEFKPNYVFHLAAHFANQNSVDHPFKDVQANIIGTMNLLEISKDNEALKKFVYTSSSCVYGNAAIMNEQDYIYPHETPYAINKYTAELYVKYYSSMYDIPAVSIRVFNTYGPYEPHGAYRNVIPNFIVRAIKGEPLFITGDGTETRDFTFVGNTAQLLTLAALSEVTDGDVFNGGTGKPTRIIDLARMIIDYTESSSEIVFKERRNWDAVKDRLSDVSKSGKILGYEPETTLEDGLRKTVDWYVNDYEIGE is encoded by the coding sequence ATGAAGAATGCTAAAGTGCTCGTAACCGGCGGTGCCGGTGCCATTGGACTGAACCTGATCGAAAGAATGCTCGCTGGCGGAGTCGGCTCCGTGATGGTTATCGACAACCTCTCTTCGGGGTACAAAAACTATCTTCCGGATGACGACCGTATAGTCTTCCTGAAAGCCGATATCGGGGTTATGGAATCCTACCGTAAGGAAATGGAGGAGTTCAAGCCGAACTACGTTTTCCATCTGGCCGCCCATTTCGCCAACCAGAATTCCGTGGATCATCCGTTCAAGGACGTTCAGGCCAATATTATCGGAACCATGAACCTGCTTGAAATTTCCAAGGATAACGAAGCGCTCAAGAAATTCGTCTACACTTCCTCGTCATGTGTATACGGCAACGCTGCCATCATGAACGAGCAGGATTACATCTATCCTCACGAAACCCCGTACGCCATCAACAAATACACGGCCGAGCTTTACGTTAAATACTATTCGTCCATGTACGATATCCCGGCTGTCTCCATCCGGGTATTCAACACCTACGGGCCCTATGAACCGCACGGCGCGTACCGCAACGTTATCCCCAATTTCATCGTGCGGGCCATAAAGGGCGAACCGCTTTTCATCACCGGCGACGGAACCGAAACCCGCGATTTCACCTTCGTAGGCAACACCGCCCAGCTCCTGACCCTGGCCGCCCTTTCGGAAGTCACGGACGGAGACGTATTCAACGGAGGGACCGGCAAACCGACCAGAATCATCGACCTGGCCAGAATGATCATAGATTACACAGAGTCATCATCCGAAATAGTCTTCAAGGAAAGGCGCAACTGGGACGCGGTAAAGGACCGCCTTTCTGATGTCTCCAAGTCCGGAAAAATCCTCGGCTACGAGCCGGAAACAACGCTTGAAGACGGACTCAGAAAAACCGTCGACTGGTATGTGAACGACTATGAAATCGGTGAGTAG
- a CDS encoding glycosyltransferase, translating into MGKVLLNIITDRLSHLENKGEMTSRYYNPGGEFDEVHILMTNEDSPTPEKLQKMAGDARLYIHNLPASKKLLITSLFWRPALLKGWAAGGVELAKKIKPDVIRCYGNYINGFIASEIKKELGIPYIVSLHTHPDENRSNLSFGWKNFLYYHFTASVENVTLKNADYVVGVYKSLIPYVNRRNPKNYETIYNTVTPDKIRIKSDYTADTALKILSVGRLIPGKNPEYLIDAAIAEGAHLTVVGNGPLRPALMDRAEQAQGPGKVTFIQSISNEKLCEMSPDFDVFAIHSDYDGIPKTVLEASLCGLPVVVNKRMENQVPEFEDGWMELVNNSFEGYSMAIKRLANMDYREDLGKKALKYSHKHWNPQQTELRYAELYKQIMQNRSA; encoded by the coding sequence ATGGGCAAAGTCCTCTTGAATATCATCACAGACAGACTCTCTCACCTTGAAAACAAGGGCGAGATGACTTCCCGCTACTACAACCCGGGCGGGGAGTTTGATGAAGTGCATATATTGATGACCAATGAAGACAGTCCAACCCCTGAAAAACTCCAAAAAATGGCGGGCGATGCCAGATTATACATCCACAATCTGCCCGCATCCAAAAAGCTGCTCATAACATCACTCTTCTGGCGCCCGGCCCTGCTCAAGGGCTGGGCTGCCGGAGGAGTTGAGCTTGCCAAAAAAATAAAACCGGATGTCATCCGTTGTTACGGTAATTACATTAACGGATTTATTGCATCGGAAATAAAAAAAGAGCTTGGGATTCCCTACATTGTTTCCCTGCATACGCATCCGGACGAAAACCGAAGCAACCTGAGTTTCGGTTGGAAAAATTTTCTCTACTATCATTTCACCGCGTCGGTTGAGAATGTAACCCTCAAAAATGCAGATTATGTAGTCGGCGTGTATAAGTCACTGATTCCATACGTAAATCGACGCAATCCTAAAAATTACGAAACCATATACAACACTGTCACACCAGATAAAATCAGGATTAAATCCGATTACACGGCTGACACAGCTTTAAAAATATTATCCGTAGGTCGGCTTATTCCGGGCAAGAACCCGGAATATCTTATAGATGCAGCAATTGCTGAGGGCGCTCACCTTACAGTTGTTGGCAACGGTCCCTTACGGCCGGCACTTATGGACAGGGCAGAACAAGCACAAGGCCCGGGTAAGGTCACCTTCATCCAATCCATCAGCAATGAAAAACTCTGCGAGATGAGCCCAGATTTTGACGTATTCGCCATCCACAGCGACTACGATGGAATCCCCAAAACCGTACTGGAAGCATCCCTGTGCGGCCTGCCTGTAGTGGTAAACAAACGGATGGAAAATCAGGTGCCTGAATTCGAAGACGGCTGGATGGAGCTTGTAAACAATTCTTTTGAAGGGTACTCCATGGCAATCAAAAGGCTGGCAAACATGGATTACCGCGAAGATCTGGGGAAAAAAGCCCTCAAATACTCGCACAAACACTGGAATCCGCAGCAAACAGAATTGCGTTACGCTGAACTTTACAAACAAATAATGCAAAATCGATCTGCATAG
- a CDS encoding aminotransferase class V-fold PLP-dependent enzyme, with protein sequence MSAESRTILPHSWPDLRSEDAAAVARCFKDEFIGFNSSYETRICHELRQYVQQECVVTTPSGSIALLLALKDIGIEKGDEVIISAVNCWSVYHTITFLGGTPVLCDIRSAKDLRASAETISASITSRTKAIIATHMFGALIEVEQFKLLKEHSDIPVVCDYSSSFGSQHEGRKKIGAFSDYVIGSFGSTKPLPGGNGGFLATAGQVVNPAYAEWSESGIPFNIHVSGMIQALILSQLENHAERQEFKKTLLDFYRQFVTIENSGSEGLFRAITFSDTAKLEKELLKKNIEMDSRDSAQPNLAKEMKINLKNAMSLQTYKSLPFNRKTHSILRDKGVL encoded by the coding sequence ATGTCAGCGGAATCACGGACAATTCTTCCGCACTCATGGCCGGACCTGCGAAGTGAGGACGCAGCCGCGGTTGCCAGGTGCTTTAAAGACGAATTCATCGGATTCAACAGCTCATATGAAACCAGGATTTGTCATGAACTCCGGCAGTATGTGCAACAGGAATGCGTTGTAACGACTCCGTCCGGGAGCATCGCGCTTCTCCTTGCGCTGAAGGATATCGGGATTGAGAAAGGGGACGAGGTAATTATTTCAGCAGTAAACTGCTGGTCGGTTTACCATACCATAACATTTCTGGGAGGAACCCCGGTCCTTTGCGATATCAGAAGCGCGAAAGACCTCCGGGCCTCGGCTGAGACGATTTCCGCCAGCATAACATCCCGCACAAAAGCGATTATCGCAACCCACATGTTCGGTGCGCTGATTGAGGTGGAGCAATTCAAACTCCTGAAGGAGCATAGCGATATCCCTGTTGTTTGCGATTATTCATCTTCTTTCGGATCACAGCACGAAGGCCGGAAAAAAATCGGCGCTTTCAGCGACTACGTTATCGGCTCTTTCGGTTCCACCAAGCCTCTACCGGGAGGAAACGGGGGATTCCTGGCAACTGCCGGTCAGGTTGTGAATCCGGCCTATGCCGAGTGGTCTGAATCGGGAATACCGTTCAATATTCACGTTTCCGGCATGATACAGGCACTGATCCTTTCACAGCTTGAAAATCATGCTGAACGCCAGGAGTTCAAAAAAACTCTGCTCGATTTTTACCGGCAGTTCGTCACAATTGAAAACAGCGGTTCAGAAGGGCTGTTCAGGGCCATAACATTTTCCGATACCGCGAAACTGGAAAAAGAACTTCTGAAAAAGAATATTGAAATGGACAGCCGGGATTCCGCCCAGCCGAACCTGGCAAAAGAGATGAAAATCAACCTGAAAAACGCCATGTCACTACAAACTTACAAATCGCTTCCATTCAACAGGAAAACCCATTCCATCCTGCGGGACAAGGGTGTTCTATGA
- a CDS encoding WbqC family protein: MKISIHQPQYIPWPGYFAKILSSDRFVFLENAQYQKNSIINRNTIMISGKAAHLTIPVKKSPLDTPIGRKEVLDNKWRIKHIKSIDNNYKKYPFHEQLMELMAESLEIKSNSLSEIAIRNVELICRYLGIGTTLTKEEQLPEFKVDSPTDRLVKIVRFLDGDEYICGTGGKNYMDETLFAKNGINLRYMAYRQTPYVQHNSKEFVEGLSILDMIANMAPSEINDHLRKNWVHYE; the protein is encoded by the coding sequence ATGAAAATTTCCATCCATCAGCCGCAGTATATTCCCTGGCCCGGTTATTTTGCCAAAATACTTAGCAGTGACCGTTTCGTATTCCTTGAGAATGCGCAATACCAGAAAAATTCCATAATAAACCGCAACACAATAATGATTTCAGGAAAAGCGGCACACCTGACCATCCCTGTAAAGAAAAGTCCGCTTGACACGCCTATCGGCAGAAAAGAGGTTCTCGACAACAAATGGAGAATCAAGCATATAAAATCAATAGACAATAATTACAAAAAGTATCCTTTTCATGAGCAACTGATGGAACTAATGGCTGAAAGCCTTGAAATTAAAAGCAACAGCCTCTCCGAAATAGCCATACGCAATGTTGAACTGATCTGCCGCTATCTCGGAATTGGAACAACTCTGACAAAAGAGGAGCAATTGCCCGAATTCAAGGTGGATTCTCCGACAGACCGCCTTGTGAAAATCGTCCGGTTTCTTGACGGCGATGAGTATATTTGCGGGACCGGCGGCAAAAATTATATGGATGAGACACTGTTCGCCAAGAACGGAATCAACCTGCGGTACATGGCATACAGGCAAACGCCCTATGTCCAGCACAACAGCAAGGAATTCGTCGAAGGACTTTCAATACTAGACATGATCGCCAATATGGCACCTTCGGAAATCAATGACCACCTGAGGAAAAACTGGGTGCATTATGAGTGA
- a CDS encoding Gfo/Idh/MocA family oxidoreductase, giving the protein MSGKQIAVVGSGYWGKNLVRNYARTGSLKMICDTNKDTLDTFRAQYPDIETVLSYSEVLSSEEIDGVVIATPAETHFNLAKEALLAGKHVYVEKPLVLSEKDAEELIGIAQKNNLILMVGHLLQYHPIFVKLREMVHSGELGRINYIYSNRLNLGKIRREENILWSFAPHDISMILALAGEEPEKVIATGGNYLHKHIADVTTTHLEFPSGIKAHIFVSWLHPFKEQKLVVVGDKKMAVFDDTLPWDEKLLLYPHKVEWENNIPVPSKAEAEKVTIPQDEPLFLECKHFLECIGSGTHPRTDGAEGLRVLKVLNGAQASLNKNGCEVTLTQKEGKPSVMVHETAIVDQNVEIGEGTKIWHFSHVLGGTTIGTNCNLGQNVVAGPNVKIGNGCKIQNNVSVYKGVTLEDDVFCGPSMVFTNVYNPRAHVARMNEVRETLIKKGATLGANCTIVCGNTVGNYALIGAGSVVTKDVQDYALMVGSPAKRIGWACQCGEILPQSLECVRCNSKYEEKDGKLSLCKQS; this is encoded by the coding sequence ATGAGCGGAAAACAAATCGCTGTCGTAGGTTCAGGCTACTGGGGCAAAAACCTTGTCCGCAATTACGCCCGGACCGGTTCGCTGAAAATGATATGCGACACCAACAAGGACACTCTGGACACCTTTCGCGCACAGTACCCGGACATTGAAACGGTGCTTTCATACAGCGAAGTGCTTTCCAGCGAGGAAATTGACGGGGTGGTAATTGCCACCCCGGCCGAAACACATTTCAATCTCGCAAAAGAAGCCTTGCTTGCAGGCAAACACGTATACGTGGAAAAGCCGTTGGTATTAAGCGAAAAGGATGCCGAAGAGCTTATCGGTATTGCTCAAAAAAATAATCTTATACTAATGGTCGGTCACCTGCTCCAGTATCACCCCATTTTCGTAAAACTGCGTGAAATGGTCCATTCTGGAGAACTTGGCCGTATCAACTATATTTATTCCAACAGGCTCAACCTCGGCAAGATCAGAAGAGAAGAGAATATCCTGTGGTCATTTGCACCGCATGATATATCCATGATTCTTGCTCTGGCAGGGGAAGAGCCTGAAAAAGTAATCGCAACCGGCGGGAACTATCTGCACAAGCACATTGCGGATGTTACCACTACGCATCTTGAATTCCCCAGCGGAATCAAGGCGCACATTTTCGTTTCATGGCTGCACCCTTTCAAGGAGCAGAAACTGGTTGTTGTCGGGGACAAAAAAATGGCCGTCTTTGACGATACCCTGCCCTGGGATGAAAAGCTCCTGCTCTACCCACACAAGGTGGAATGGGAAAACAACATACCGGTGCCGAGCAAAGCTGAAGCGGAAAAAGTTACAATCCCTCAGGATGAACCTCTTTTTCTGGAATGCAAACATTTCCTTGAATGCATAGGTTCAGGAACACACCCCAGAACAGATGGAGCCGAAGGCCTGCGTGTACTTAAGGTCCTGAATGGAGCCCAGGCTTCACTCAACAAAAACGGCTGCGAAGTCACCCTGACCCAAAAAGAAGGCAAGCCTTCTGTGATGGTTCACGAAACAGCCATAGTCGACCAGAACGTGGAGATAGGCGAGGGGACCAAAATCTGGCATTTCTCCCATGTCCTTGGCGGCACGACCATCGGCACCAACTGCAACCTCGGCCAGAATGTCGTAGCCGGTCCGAACGTCAAAATAGGTAACGGCTGCAAGATCCAGAACAACGTTTCCGTATATAAAGGTGTAACTCTTGAAGACGACGTCTTCTGTGGGCCATCCATGGTTTTCACCAATGTATACAATCCCCGCGCACACGTAGCACGTATGAATGAAGTGCGTGAAACTCTGATAAAAAAAGGCGCAACACTCGGGGCCAACTGCACAATTGTTTGCGGCAACACAGTAGGAAACTACGCTCTTATAGGGGCCGGTTCCGTTGTAACCAAAGATGTTCAGGACTATGCCCTCATGGTCGGATCTCCAGCAAAAAGAATCGGCTGGGCCTGCCAGTGCGGAGAAATTCTGCCACAGTCCCTTGAATGCGTCCGTTGCAACAGTAAATATGAAGAGAAAGATGGAAAACTTTCTCTGTGCAAGCAGTCATAA
- a CDS encoding ATP-binding cassette domain-containing protein, with the protein MADAKSTSTRAKTMALLSAIQKRQLCLLACFSIFISIMETVGISSIMPFISVASNFSLIEKNEWINKIYNTFPFTSPQQFVLVVGSCLVFFYFFKNGVSLFYMYITSRFTQGIAQNIAVKLFDRYIRLCYIDFIKQDTTELTKKLVIERQQIASYYGAMMLLISELFIIAFIYLALMTVDYKITLALSLFIAFKALIFLKTISKKMAYEGEKIHFYLKGYYKSISEGLKNLKIIKLTSSENIIEENFNISGKHYMESSVITATISHIPRLAFESVGFSILICIIMYVIYSKGNPESVIPTISMFAIALYRLLPSVNRVMASYNTMRLNNVSLNLIFDDLNRPIEEYGNKQLSFKSEIKFSNLSFAYDDHPVLSDISLAIKKGERVALIGPSGAGKSTIADILIGMYSNFKGSIFIDGTKLTTDNLKSWRSLVGYIPQSMFLFDSTVGENVAFGRRYDENKVIEALEKANLKNFLDSKEGTKTPVGENGELLSGGQKQRIAIARALYGNPPILVLDEATSALDTATESKIMSHLYGLNSNTTIIIIAHRLSTIKSCDKVYLVENGTISPVTDLKKYEQQQQDCGKAEIFS; encoded by the coding sequence ATGGCTGACGCAAAAAGCACTAGTACTCGTGCAAAAACAATGGCTCTGCTATCTGCGATACAAAAACGCCAGCTTTGCCTCTTGGCTTGTTTCTCTATTTTTATATCAATCATGGAGACTGTCGGAATTTCCTCAATAATGCCCTTCATTTCAGTTGCAAGCAACTTTTCTTTAATAGAAAAAAATGAATGGATCAACAAAATCTACAACACATTCCCCTTCACTTCTCCACAGCAATTTGTGCTTGTAGTTGGTTCGTGCCTTGTTTTCTTTTACTTTTTTAAAAATGGCGTATCTCTTTTTTACATGTATATTACGTCGCGTTTTACACAAGGAATTGCGCAAAACATAGCCGTAAAATTATTTGATAGATACATTAGGCTATGCTACATAGATTTTATAAAGCAGGACACAACAGAATTAACAAAAAAACTAGTCATTGAAAGGCAACAAATAGCCTCATACTACGGAGCAATGATGCTCCTTATATCAGAATTGTTCATCATTGCTTTCATATATTTAGCATTAATGACAGTAGACTATAAAATAACATTAGCTCTAAGTTTATTTATTGCTTTTAAAGCATTAATATTTCTCAAAACAATAAGCAAAAAAATGGCTTATGAAGGAGAAAAAATACATTTTTATTTAAAAGGATATTATAAAAGTATCTCTGAAGGGTTAAAAAACTTAAAAATAATTAAGCTAACTTCAAGTGAAAACATCATTGAAGAAAATTTCAACATTTCTGGCAAACATTATATGGAAAGCTCAGTTATAACAGCAACAATATCTCACATACCGCGCCTAGCCTTTGAGAGTGTCGGCTTTTCAATACTAATTTGCATAATTATGTACGTAATTTATTCTAAAGGAAATCCTGAATCGGTAATTCCGACAATTTCAATGTTTGCAATTGCGTTGTACCGCCTATTGCCATCTGTTAACAGGGTTATGGCCAGCTACAACACTATGCGACTTAACAACGTAAGTCTGAATTTGATTTTTGATGACTTGAATCGTCCTATTGAGGAATATGGGAACAAACAACTGTCTTTTAAATCTGAAATAAAATTTTCCAATCTTTCTTTTGCCTATGACGATCATCCGGTACTCAGTGATATTAGCTTAGCTATTAAAAAAGGAGAGCGAGTTGCTTTAATAGGCCCCAGCGGAGCCGGGAAAAGCACAATCGCCGACATTCTCATAGGCATGTATTCAAATTTTAAGGGTTCTATATTCATTGACGGGACGAAGTTGACAACGGATAACCTAAAAAGCTGGAGAAGCCTTGTAGGCTACATACCACAAAGCATGTTTCTTTTTGATTCGACTGTAGGCGAAAACGTGGCTTTTGGAAGAAGATATGACGAAAACAAAGTTATTGAAGCTCTTGAGAAGGCAAACTTAAAAAATTTCCTCGACTCCAAGGAAGGAACAAAAACTCCGGTCGGCGAGAATGGAGAATTGCTTTCCGGAGGGCAAAAACAGCGTATTGCCATAGCCAGAGCATTGTACGGTAACCCTCCGATTCTAGTTCTTGATGAAGCGACATCAGCACTAGATACTGCTACTGAATCAAAAATAATGAGCCACCTGTATGGATTGAACTCAAACACGACAATAATTATAATCGCCCACAGACTTTCAACTATTAAATCTTGTGACAAAGTCTATCTTGTTGAAAATGGAACTATTTCCCCTGTAACCGACTTGAAAAAATACGAACAACAACAACAAGATTGCGGCAAAGCGGAGATTTTTTCATGA
- a CDS encoding DegT/DnrJ/EryC1/StrS family aminotransferase, whose amino-acid sequence MNIPFIDLKKQFSRIESQVRSNMDAVLEHGAYIMGPEIPALEKSLAEYCGTKHALGCASGTDALTLALMALDVKPGDAVFTTPFTFFATAEAIAVLGATPIYVDIDPVTFNIDPEQLEKTIETFKGADNGVAMPETAGLTPKGIIPVDLFGLPADYDAIKAIADKHGLFIIEDGAQGFGGEYKGKRACSLGDITCTSFFPAKPLGGYGDGGMCFTDDDELIKRLRSHRVHGQGPDKYDNVRLGINGRLDTLQAAILHAKFDVFPEEVELRDKVAATYAELLGDIEGLTVPSIPEGYRSVWAQYCPMATDSEHRDRIQAALKEKGVPSPIYYPIPLHMQTAFKDLGYKAGDFPVSEDAAKRIFAIPMHPYLEKETQEMIAEAIRNA is encoded by the coding sequence GAGCCTATATCATGGGCCCGGAGATTCCGGCCCTTGAAAAATCTCTTGCCGAATACTGCGGAACAAAGCATGCACTGGGTTGCGCATCCGGAACGGACGCACTGACCCTGGCGCTCATGGCTCTGGACGTAAAACCGGGTGATGCAGTCTTCACTACCCCGTTCACCTTCTTCGCAACAGCAGAAGCCATCGCCGTTCTTGGCGCAACCCCGATCTACGTTGATATTGATCCTGTCACCTTCAATATCGATCCTGAACAGCTTGAAAAGACAATAGAAACTTTTAAGGGTGCCGACAATGGCGTTGCCATGCCGGAGACCGCCGGGCTGACTCCCAAAGGAATTATTCCGGTTGACCTTTTCGGACTTCCCGCCGATTACGACGCAATTAAAGCAATTGCCGACAAACACGGCCTTTTCATAATCGAAGACGGCGCTCAGGGATTCGGAGGCGAATACAAAGGCAAACGAGCCTGCTCGCTAGGAGACATCACCTGCACATCCTTTTTCCCGGCCAAACCTCTTGGCGGATACGGAGATGGCGGCATGTGCTTTACCGATGACGATGAACTGATCAAACGTCTTCGTTCTCACCGCGTTCACGGACAGGGTCCCGACAAATATGACAACGTTCGCCTTGGAATAAATGGTCGCCTCGACACCCTGCAGGCTGCCATTCTGCATGCAAAATTCGATGTTTTCCCTGAAGAAGTAGAACTTAGGGACAAGGTTGCGGCAACATATGCCGAACTCCTCGGCGACATTGAAGGACTGACTGTTCCAAGCATTCCGGAAGGATATAGATCTGTATGGGCTCAGTACTGCCCGATGGCCACGGACAGCGAACACCGTGACCGCATCCAGGCCGCGCTAAAAGAAAAAGGTGTTCCCTCACCGATCTACTACCCGATTCCCCTGCACATGCAGACCGCATTCAAAGACCTCGGATATAAGGCCGGTGATTTTCCCGTAAGCGAAGACGCAGCCAAACGTATTTTCGCCATTCCCATGCACCCCTATCTTGAAAAAGAAACCCAGGAAATGATTGCGGAAGCAATCCGCAACGCCTAG
- a CDS encoding glycosyltransferase family 4 protein: MKKSILFIAYDFPPILSPESIQVQRRALALARNGHRVHVLTACENPDFEFMDPELGRDHENLTVHRINRIPGEKWLHYLCGGLEITDRKFWWKFPAATTAIKLIKEFKIDALYTHSTPLVNHLAGLAVKETDRDMHWTAHFSDPWTLNPYISYRTGLQRGINKLYEKAVISRADRITVTSEKTKDLLIKGLGAAKDKIAVLPHVFDPDLYTRRQHTPEKKIVAHTGNIYGLRSIAPFIEAVDKVRPANLEFHFYGRMKDDERRLAEEKCPDLIKIFEPVPYLQSIDVLSKADILMVIDAPLKNSPFFPSKLADYIGAGKPVAALTPLSSTTTDIIRDIQKELLVADSADVPSIAALIRRMEKADSSALIDGAKDFYNMNNNYDRIREALIDEEC; encoded by the coding sequence ATGAAAAAGTCAATCCTTTTCATAGCGTACGATTTTCCACCGATACTTTCCCCCGAGTCCATTCAGGTTCAGCGCAGAGCATTGGCCTTGGCCCGCAACGGACACCGGGTGCACGTACTCACAGCCTGTGAAAATCCTGATTTCGAATTTATGGACCCGGAACTGGGCAGGGATCACGAAAACCTGACTGTCCACCGCATCAACAGAATTCCGGGGGAAAAATGGCTGCATTATCTCTGCGGCGGACTTGAAATTACCGACCGCAAATTCTGGTGGAAATTTCCCGCAGCGACCACGGCGATCAAACTTATCAAAGAATTTAAGATTGACGCCCTGTACACCCATTCCACGCCGCTGGTGAACCATCTTGCGGGACTGGCCGTCAAAGAAACCGATCGCGATATGCACTGGACCGCGCATTTCTCGGACCCCTGGACGCTGAACCCGTACATTTCATATCGCACCGGTCTGCAGCGCGGCATCAACAAGCTTTACGAAAAAGCGGTCATCTCACGTGCCGACAGGATAACTGTCACCTCGGAAAAAACCAAAGATCTTCTCATAAAAGGACTTGGTGCCGCAAAAGATAAGATAGCGGTTCTGCCCCACGTATTTGATCCGGACCTCTACACCCGCAGACAGCACACGCCTGAAAAAAAGATCGTGGCCCACACCGGGAACATATACGGACTGCGCTCCATAGCTCCGTTTATCGAGGCCGTGGACAAGGTTCGTCCTGCGAATCTTGAATTTCATTTTTACGGACGCATGAAAGACGATGAACGCAGACTGGCGGAAGAAAAATGTCCGGACCTGATCAAAATTTTCGAACCGGTGCCGTACCTGCAATCAATTGACGTTCTGTCCAAAGCGGACATCCTTATGGTCATTGATGCTCCGCTGAAAAATTCCCCGTTTTTTCCTTCTAAACTGGCCGATTATATCGGTGCAGGGAAACCGGTTGCTGCGCTGACCCCCCTTTCATCCACCACCACAGACATAATCCGGGATATCCAGAAAGAACTTCTCGTGGCAGACAGTGCGGACGTCCCTTCCATAGCGGCCCTGATCCGGCGCATGGAAAAAGCGGACTCCTCCGCCCTCATCGACGGGGCGAAAGATTTTTACAACATGAACAACAACTACGACAGGATTCGTGAGGCCCTCATAGATGAAGAATGCTAA
- a CDS encoding PIG-L deacetylase family protein produces the protein MNKILAVAVHPDDETLGCGGSLLAHKEAGDEIHWLILTGMREELGYSRPQMDARALEIKSVAEAYGFDTVHNLDLPTSCLDELPLGKIISGICSVISEVEPNIVYLPFYNDVHSDHRIAFEAAMSCTKNFRYPFIKKILCMEVPSETEYAAPIGLGGFIPNVFADVTRHMDRKCEIMKIFNSETGEPPFPRSEGNIRAQARFRGGACNCIYAESFMLVKEIIG, from the coding sequence ATGAACAAAATCCTTGCAGTTGCCGTCCATCCGGACGACGAGACTCTGGGCTGCGGAGGCAGTCTTCTCGCGCACAAGGAAGCAGGTGATGAAATCCACTGGCTAATACTGACCGGAATGCGCGAGGAACTCGGATATTCAAGACCGCAGATGGATGCGCGTGCCCTGGAAATAAAATCCGTTGCAGAGGCATACGGATTCGATACCGTCCATAATCTTGACCTGCCCACATCCTGTCTTGACGAACTTCCGCTGGGGAAAATCATATCCGGCATCTGTTCCGTGATTTCCGAAGTTGAACCGAACATCGTCTATCTACCATTCTATAACGATGTGCACTCCGACCACAGGATTGCATTCGAGGCGGCCATGAGCTGCACAAAAAATTTCAGATATCCGTTCATAAAAAAAATTCTCTGCATGGAAGTCCCGTCTGAAACCGAATACGCCGCGCCAATCGGACTGGGGGGATTTATCCCCAACGTGTTTGCGGACGTAACCAGACACATGGACCGCAAATGCGAAATAATGAAGATTTTCAATTCGGAAACAGGAGAACCTCCCTTTCCGCGAAGCGAAGGAAATATCCGTGCGCAAGCCCGCTTTCGCGGAGGGGCATGCAACTGCATCTATGCGGAATCGTTCATGCTCGTTAAGGAAATAATTGGGTAG